A section of the Primulina huaijiensis isolate GDHJ02 unplaced genomic scaffold, ASM1229523v2 scaffold208196, whole genome shotgun sequence genome encodes:
- the LOC140966891 gene encoding protein TONNEAU 1a-like yields MDDYTREIMDLKTLVTRTLEKKGVLAKIRAELRASVFEAIEEEDRVIEKEGLPPALLGSCNDRAKQLHNSPSGRLLTALVCEYLEWAQLSHTLKVYSPECNLTKDSWKSELKEFGSKNGHDLNRNGDSGPLLLDVLEGFLKYENLSQGRGSNRRLTPSESESLSNLEARNLRRPSPISVAGGLPPLGRPLPVSQSSGK; encoded by the exons ATGGACGATTACACCAGAGAAATAATGgatttgaaaaccctagtcacTCGCACTCTCGAGAAGAAGGGGGTCCTTGCCAAGATCCGA GCTGAGCTGAGAGCTAGTGTGTTTGAAGCAATTGAAGAAGAGGATCGAGTCATAGAGAAAGAAGGTCTACCTCCTGCACTACTGGGTAGCTGCAACGACCGTGCTAAGCAACTACATAACTCTCCTTCAG GAAGGCTTTTGACTGCATTGGTATGTGAGTACTTGGAGTGGGCTCAATTGAGTCACACATTAAAAGTCTACTCACCAGAGTGTAATCTG ACAAAAGATTCCTGGAAATCTGAATTAAAAGAATTTGGCAGCAAGAATGGGCATGATCTTAATCGGAATGGAGACAGCGGTCCTCTGCTTTTGGATGTTTTAGAAGGGTTCTTGAAATACGAG AATTTATCTCAAGGAAGGGGTAGCAACAGGAGATTAACCCCTTCAGAATCAGAGTCTCTATCCAACCTGGAGGCTCGAAATCTTAGGAGACCTTCACCTATCTCAGTTGCT